One window from the genome of Spirosoma rhododendri encodes:
- a CDS encoding SDR family oxidoreductase, which produces MTKTIFITGASTGIGKASAKLFAGKGWKVIATMRKPEAETELTQLENVIVLPLDVTNRQQIDETARQALAMGDIDVVFNNAGYALLGALEAITDDQLVRQMETNFLGVVRVTQAFIPYFREKKAGLFITTGSSAGLMGFPVSSMYDASKWALEGWSESLSFELNEFGIGIKTIEPGLVATEIGAKSVIATHPAYETLLGKFQAAISTDNVSSAEQIAQVVYEAATDGTNTLRYVCGDDAKVLYAQRLAVGDEAFREGIRQMLTTF; this is translated from the coding sequence ATGACAAAGACCATTTTTATCACCGGCGCTTCGACCGGAATTGGTAAAGCAAGCGCAAAACTGTTTGCGGGCAAAGGCTGGAAGGTGATCGCTACCATGCGTAAGCCGGAGGCTGAAACGGAGCTGACCCAACTGGAGAACGTAATCGTGCTGCCCCTGGATGTGACTAACCGCCAGCAGATCGACGAAACTGCCCGTCAGGCCCTGGCAATGGGTGACATCGATGTGGTGTTTAACAATGCTGGTTATGCGTTGCTGGGTGCCCTGGAAGCCATCACCGATGACCAACTGGTTCGCCAGATGGAAACCAATTTTCTGGGTGTTGTCCGGGTTACGCAGGCGTTTATTCCGTACTTCCGTGAAAAGAAAGCGGGACTTTTTATTACGACTGGTTCTTCCGCTGGCTTGATGGGCTTTCCCGTCAGTTCAATGTACGATGCCAGTAAATGGGCGCTGGAAGGCTGGAGCGAAAGCCTCTCGTTTGAGTTAAACGAATTCGGCATTGGTATCAAGACGATCGAACCGGGTCTGGTAGCCACCGAAATTGGCGCCAAATCCGTGATCGCTACGCATCCGGCCTACGAAACCTTGCTGGGTAAGTTTCAGGCGGCCATCAGCACCGACAACGTTTCGTCTGCCGAACAGATTGCTCAGGTAGTTTACGAAGCCGCCACCGATGGCACCAATACGTTGCGCTATGTATGCGGTGACGATGCGAAAGTCCTGTATGCCCAGCGACTTGCCGTAGGCGATGAAGCCTTCCGGGAGGGCATCCGGCAAATGCTGACTACATTTTAA
- a CDS encoding aldo/keto reductase, which produces MRQENTITIGTNSANPLLAQRPGYGTMRLTGDDFWGEPRDRQGAIALLRKAIELGVNFFDTADFYGPGVTNKLLVEALYPYTPDLIIATKVGARRGDDKSWLPFGKPAELRASVENNLNQLKVEQLSLVHFGQAINSSDNFEEGWATMLALQEEGKIQHLGLTNATIDQFNSAISMGNVASVENMYSYAQRVTDPTSAYGFQGGEVLSLCEQRQIPFIPFFSLQTSLPAEQPKMKELALAKGVSEAQLNIAWLLHQSPFMLPIPGTTSVQHLVENINAAHISLSAEELAFLG; this is translated from the coding sequence ATGAGACAAGAGAACACAATCACCATCGGAACCAACTCGGCTAACCCACTACTTGCCCAGAGACCCGGTTACGGAACCATGCGCCTGACGGGCGACGATTTCTGGGGCGAGCCTCGCGACCGGCAAGGGGCTATTGCGCTCCTGCGAAAAGCCATCGAGCTGGGCGTCAATTTTTTCGATACCGCTGATTTTTACGGACCCGGGGTCACGAACAAACTGCTGGTAGAGGCCCTGTATCCTTATACGCCTGACCTGATCATTGCCACTAAGGTTGGTGCCCGACGGGGAGACGACAAAAGCTGGCTGCCCTTCGGCAAGCCAGCTGAATTAAGAGCGAGCGTCGAAAACAACCTCAACCAGTTGAAAGTCGAGCAGTTGAGCCTGGTTCATTTTGGTCAGGCCATCAACAGTTCAGACAATTTTGAGGAAGGCTGGGCGACCATGCTGGCCTTGCAGGAAGAGGGTAAAATACAGCATCTTGGCTTGACCAACGCAACCATCGACCAGTTCAACTCCGCCATCAGCATGGGTAACGTGGCCAGCGTTGAAAATATGTACAGCTATGCGCAACGGGTTACCGATCCCACCAGTGCGTACGGCTTCCAGGGGGGTGAGGTACTGAGCTTGTGTGAGCAGCGGCAAATCCCATTTATCCCGTTCTTTTCGCTTCAGACATCGTTGCCTGCCGAGCAGCCCAAAATGAAGGAACTCGCCCTGGCGAAAGGGGTCTCCGAAGCACAGCTCAACATTGCCTGGTTACTGCACCAATCACCATTCATGCTGCCCATTCCGGGAACAACGTCGGTTCAACATTTGGTTGAAAACATAAATGCCGCCCACATATCGCTGTCCGCAGAAGAACTGGCATTTTTGGGATAG
- a CDS encoding helix-turn-helix domain-containing protein produces MAQKEQNSHADIVLSCLEEEHLKREIVLKHHSLIRVISGQMHVTQADDSYTFVAGDTLLLPRNQLSMITKTSLGGKPFRSVMMTFTTERLKELYAADGFKSIKPHTHKIRSFPKHPLLDSVFASLEPYFQLSSKLPANIVSLKLGETIAVLRALDSDIDTLLSDFSDPGKLDLVEFMEKHFMINMSMDKFGHLTGRSLNTFKRDFQKAFNTTPQKWLTQKRLELAHYHLAQSQRKPADIYLEVGFENLSHFSFAFKKYYGYPPTAVLRQKSLQATAESH; encoded by the coding sequence ATGGCACAAAAAGAACAAAACAGCCACGCAGACATTGTTCTGTCGTGTCTGGAGGAGGAGCATCTGAAAAGAGAAATCGTGCTGAAGCACCACTCGCTGATCCGCGTAATATCGGGCCAGATGCACGTGACGCAGGCAGATGACTCGTACACGTTCGTTGCCGGCGATACGCTGTTGCTGCCCAGAAATCAGCTTTCCATGATTACCAAGACGTCTCTGGGTGGCAAGCCATTCAGGTCGGTGATGATGACGTTCACGACCGAACGGTTGAAGGAGCTGTACGCTGCGGATGGCTTTAAATCCATCAAACCGCATACCCACAAAATCCGGTCGTTCCCAAAACACCCGCTGCTAGACAGTGTATTTGCCTCGCTGGAGCCTTATTTCCAGCTATCCAGCAAATTGCCAGCAAACATTGTCTCCCTGAAGCTTGGCGAGACCATAGCCGTTTTGCGTGCGCTGGACAGTGACATCGATACGCTCCTATCCGACTTTTCCGATCCGGGTAAACTTGATCTTGTGGAGTTCATGGAAAAGCATTTCATGATCAACATGTCGATGGATAAGTTTGGCCATCTGACCGGGCGCAGCCTGAACACGTTCAAGCGGGACTTCCAAAAAGCGTTTAACACCACGCCACAAAAGTGGCTCACGCAGAAACGATTAGAGCTGGCCCATTACCACCTGGCGCAAAGCCAACGGAAACCAGCCGATATCTATCTGGAAGTGGGTTTTGAAAATCTATCCCATTTTTCGTTTGCGTTTAAGAAATACTACGGCTACCCGCCAACAGCGGTATTACGACAAAAATCGCTTCAGGCTACTGCAGAGAGTCATTAG
- a CDS encoding DUF6640 family protein, translating into MKTVSIGNFLITLVALWTTVGSYIFDWNDTHIYNPAWPPHARFHNAQTMLLGTVIGLTAGWVLWVPKANALYRLQVASALASYYWITQAGSLLFPGTALVDPQFAYPGQPPAQLIVDAVTLVLLTIGFVLERDRLKRNPQL; encoded by the coding sequence ATGAAAACCGTGTCGATTGGCAACTTCCTGATTACCCTCGTGGCACTTTGGACCACGGTCGGCTCTTATATTTTCGACTGGAACGACACCCACATTTACAACCCCGCCTGGCCCCCGCACGCCAGGTTCCATAATGCCCAGACCATGTTGCTAGGAACGGTCATCGGCCTGACAGCAGGCTGGGTATTGTGGGTACCCAAAGCCAACGCGCTTTATCGTCTCCAGGTGGCTTCGGCTCTGGCCAGTTACTACTGGATCACGCAGGCGGGTTCCCTCTTGTTTCCGGGTACCGCCCTGGTCGATCCCCAGTTTGCGTATCCGGGTCAGCCGCCCGCCCAGCTAATCGTTGATGCTGTAACGCTCGTGCTACTGACTATCGGCTTCGTACTGGAGCGGGACCGACTGAAGCGTAATCCGCAGCTGTAA
- a CDS encoding SDR family oxidoreductase codes for MIVITGATGSIGSELCRLLAADNTPCRAIYRKESQQPFFDALELEAVRADFDDIDSMRRAMQDCTNLFLLTAPDQRHVEREIVMIRLAVESGVQHIVKVSTANTNQSSALAYARSHAQIDHYLRGQPIDWTILRPTGFMQNFIEYAHPIGKGILPHMLGDGQISYIDLRDIALVARHVLTQPGHANATYYLTGPAALTVSDVAAELTAGLGHPVRAVNQSEADTRQALIYAGLDAWYTDALIEQFRIGANGGEIDTTGEVARLTGRAPRTLRQFVRDYKNQFTNQ; via the coding sequence ATGATAGTTATCACAGGAGCGACCGGCAGTATTGGGTCCGAATTGTGCCGTTTACTGGCGGCTGACAACACGCCCTGCCGGGCGATATACCGCAAAGAAAGCCAGCAACCCTTTTTCGACGCGTTGGAGCTGGAAGCCGTTCGGGCTGATTTCGACGACATCGATTCGATGCGACGGGCCATGCAGGATTGCACTAACCTATTCCTGCTCACCGCGCCCGATCAGCGACACGTCGAGCGGGAAATCGTCATGATTAGGCTGGCCGTTGAGTCGGGTGTTCAGCACATCGTCAAGGTGTCGACAGCCAACACCAACCAGAGTTCGGCACTGGCCTATGCCCGGTCCCACGCCCAGATCGACCACTATTTACGTGGCCAGCCTATCGACTGGACGATCCTGCGGCCCACGGGTTTCATGCAGAATTTCATCGAGTACGCGCACCCGATCGGGAAGGGCATTCTGCCCCATATGCTGGGCGATGGCCAGATCAGTTACATCGATCTGCGAGATATTGCGCTGGTAGCCAGACACGTACTAACCCAGCCGGGCCATGCCAACGCGACCTATTACCTGACCGGACCAGCCGCGTTGACGGTATCCGATGTAGCCGCTGAACTGACTGCAGGCTTGGGCCATCCGGTACGGGCCGTCAACCAGTCGGAGGCCGACACCCGGCAGGCGCTGATCTATGCTGGCCTTGATGCCTGGTACACCGATGCCCTGATCGAGCAGTTCAGGATTGGGGCCAACGGCGGTGAAATTGACACAACCGGCGAAGTGGCCCGGCTGACGGGGCGGGCCCCCAGAACACTCCGGCAATTCGTCCGCGATTACAAAAATCAGTTTACAAACCAGTAA
- a CDS encoding helix-turn-helix transcriptional regulator, giving the protein MIGNLVEAPPLTELAQLVGMSLSKLKRLFRQVFGCGPYGYYQTMRMNEAASLLREKRLSVSEVGYALGFSNLSHFSRVFEEHIGMKPKKFSAS; this is encoded by the coding sequence TTGATTGGTAATCTGGTTGAAGCCCCTCCGCTTACCGAACTGGCCCAGTTGGTGGGTATGAGCCTGTCGAAGCTGAAGCGGCTGTTCAGGCAGGTGTTTGGCTGCGGGCCGTATGGCTATTACCAGACGATGCGGATGAACGAAGCGGCCTCACTGCTGCGGGAGAAGCGACTCTCGGTCAGTGAAGTAGGGTACGCGCTGGGGTTCAGTAACCTGAGTCATTTCAGCCGCGTGTTTGAGGAGCATATCGGTATGAAGCCCAAGAAATTTTCAGCTTCGTAA
- a CDS encoding VOC family protein — MNKVTGLGGIFFKCDDPTLMNEWYARHLGLPVAEYGTLFKWRDAHDPSKERTTVWATFDKDTSYFAPSTKDFMISYRVEQLEELVEELKRAGVTVVDEIAEYDYGKFVHILDPEGNSIELWEDVA, encoded by the coding sequence ATGAACAAAGTAACAGGACTGGGCGGCATTTTCTTCAAATGCGATGACCCCACATTGATGAACGAATGGTATGCCCGCCATCTGGGCTTACCCGTAGCGGAGTACGGGACCCTGTTCAAATGGCGCGACGCCCACGACCCCAGCAAAGAAAGAACAACCGTCTGGGCTACCTTCGACAAAGACACCAGCTACTTTGCGCCTTCCACCAAGGATTTTATGATCAGTTATCGGGTGGAGCAACTCGAAGAACTTGTCGAGGAGCTGAAACGGGCCGGAGTGACTGTGGTAGATGAAATTGCCGAGTATGACTATGGTAAGTTCGTCCACATCCTGGACCCGGAAGGTAACAGCATCGAACTGTGGGAAGACGTCGCTTAA
- a CDS encoding response regulator translates to MALTGYGQEKDRKRTQEAGFDGHLVKPVNLQTLTELLDKLLD, encoded by the coding sequence GTGGCCCTGACAGGCTACGGGCAGGAGAAAGACAGAAAACGGACTCAGGAAGCGGGCTTCGACGGGCATCTGGTTAAGCCCGTTAATTTACAGACGCTGACCGAGCTGCTGGACAAGCTGCTGGACTGA
- a CDS encoding response regulator — MSGLEALTIVASHPPDAVLLDLGMPGMDGYETCRRLRELAWGRKE; from the coding sequence TTGAGCGGTTTGGAAGCGCTGACGATTGTGGCATCCCACCCGCCAGATGCGGTACTGCTTGATCTGGGTATGCCGGGTATGGACGGCTACGAAACCTGTCGTCGGCTGCGGGAGTTGGCTTGGGGCAGGAAGGAATAA
- a CDS encoding methylenetetrahydrofolate reductase — protein sequence MFLEKIKSAESGILLYGITPPKASTQPERIAEIARNTLDRLTSLDIDALVVYDVQDESARTADERPFPFLPALDPFVFASGYLTALAIPKLIYRPAGKFSPQELTDWLQQLHQHRFYPVFVGVPAPNFPVKTTLADAYQIWSRHQETSVVGAVTIPERHNLLNDEDSRILDKMSCGVSYFVSQCVFNVDYARQVIDDLATRCHAQQVAPPTIIFTLTACGSEKTLHFMEWLGIHVPDTVKETLKTSADMLETSVQLCLAIADSLTAFCMERSIPFGFNIESVAIRKAEIEASVYITTKIGQMLSEKGLRKSPVAHSVSIDR from the coding sequence ATGTTTCTGGAGAAAATAAAATCAGCCGAATCGGGCATACTGCTATACGGCATCACCCCGCCTAAAGCCAGCACCCAGCCGGAGCGAATAGCCGAGATCGCCCGAAACACCCTGGATCGACTGACGAGCCTCGACATCGATGCACTCGTGGTCTATGACGTGCAGGACGAGTCGGCACGGACGGCCGACGAAAGACCGTTTCCCTTTCTGCCAGCCCTCGATCCGTTCGTGTTTGCGTCCGGCTACCTGACTGCGTTGGCGATTCCCAAACTGATCTATCGGCCTGCCGGTAAATTTTCCCCGCAGGAGCTTACCGATTGGCTGCAACAACTCCATCAGCATAGGTTTTACCCGGTTTTCGTGGGCGTTCCGGCCCCTAATTTCCCCGTAAAAACGACACTTGCCGACGCTTACCAGATCTGGAGCCGCCACCAGGAGACATCGGTTGTCGGCGCGGTAACTATCCCCGAACGGCACAATCTGCTGAACGACGAGGATAGCCGGATACTGGACAAAATGAGTTGTGGCGTATCGTATTTCGTCTCCCAGTGCGTGTTCAACGTCGACTACGCCCGGCAGGTGATCGACGACCTGGCGACCCGCTGTCATGCACAACAGGTTGCCCCACCGACGATCATTTTCACGCTCACCGCCTGTGGGTCTGAAAAGACACTTCACTTCATGGAATGGCTCGGTATTCACGTCCCAGACACGGTGAAGGAAACGCTGAAAACGTCGGCGGATATGCTGGAAACGTCGGTGCAGTTATGCCTTGCCATTGCCGACAGCCTGACGGCTTTTTGTATGGAGCGTTCCATTCCGTTCGGTTTCAATATTGAAAGTGTGGCTATCCGGAAAGCCGAAATCGAAGCCTCGGTCTACATCACGACGAAAATAGGGCAGATGCTGAGCGAGAAAGGTCTACGAAAGTCGCCTGTTGCGCATAGCGTATCGATTGATCGTTGA
- a CDS encoding aldo/keto reductase, which translates to MKNIPTIQLGQRGPSVSRLGLGCMRMSSIWGGATPDETESLATIQEALDSGINFLNTGDFYGAGHNELLIGRAINGRRDDAFISVKFGAIFHNGQPIGMDLRPVSIKNFINYSLTRLGIDTIDLYQPSRIDNSVPLEDIIGTVADLVQEGKVRYIGVSEITAGQLRRAHAVHPISALEIGYSLADRQIERDLLPTAAQLGIAVVAFANTAEGLLTGDLPVPLAPNDYRQVFSRFQGDNLRHNLEKVDVLKQIARDKGCTPTQLAIAWVKEQGKQIMPLVSMSRRSRLPENIAALDLVITSDEMNLLNTTFAIGAIRGDTYLQR; encoded by the coding sequence ATGAAAAACATCCCAACAATTCAACTGGGTCAGCGCGGCCCGTCGGTATCCCGGCTTGGTTTAGGCTGTATGCGCATGTCGTCAATCTGGGGCGGGGCCACGCCCGACGAAACGGAAAGCCTCGCGACCATCCAAGAAGCCCTCGACAGTGGTATCAACTTTTTGAATACCGGCGACTTTTACGGGGCTGGCCATAATGAGTTACTGATCGGCAGGGCCATCAACGGTCGGCGCGACGATGCGTTCATCAGCGTAAAATTCGGGGCTATCTTTCACAATGGTCAGCCCATCGGCATGGACCTGCGCCCCGTCTCAATCAAGAATTTCATCAACTATTCGCTGACCCGGCTAGGCATCGACACCATTGACCTCTACCAGCCCAGCCGAATCGACAACAGCGTGCCTCTGGAAGACATCATCGGCACAGTTGCCGACCTGGTTCAGGAAGGTAAAGTACGGTATATCGGCGTTTCGGAAATCACGGCCGGCCAACTGCGCCGGGCCCACGCCGTTCACCCCATCAGCGCGCTGGAGATCGGCTACTCACTGGCCGACCGGCAGATCGAACGTGATCTGCTACCGACCGCAGCGCAACTAGGCATCGCTGTTGTCGCTTTCGCCAACACGGCGGAGGGGTTGCTGACCGGCGACCTGCCCGTTCCACTGGCCCCGAATGACTATCGGCAGGTTTTTTCCCGTTTTCAGGGGGACAATTTGCGTCATAACCTGGAAAAAGTTGACGTGCTGAAACAGATAGCCCGCGACAAAGGCTGTACGCCTACGCAACTGGCCATCGCCTGGGTGAAGGAACAAGGCAAGCAGATTATGCCGTTAGTTAGCATGAGCCGCCGGTCGCGCCTGCCCGAAAACATAGCCGCGCTGGATCTTGTCATCACGTCCGACGAGATGAATTTACTGAACACCACGTTTGCCATCGGTGCCATACGGGGCGACACGTACCTGCAACGCTAA